CTTCTTGCATGATCCGAGGACAGGGGTGCCCCGAAACTTCTCCCAACTCATGCGACACCACTCCTCCCCTATCTCACCTGCAGCTCTGTTAGACACGTCTCCCCTACATGCCCGCCCACTGCAGGGTCGAATCTCAGGTTCCTGTCACCCCATCTAACTCCAATATTAAAATGCCACCCAGATGCAGACAGCCTCCTACCCCTCACATCATCGAGTCCCCGCCAGTGCCACCCTCTTTAATTGGTCCCCACTTCCACACTGGCTGCTCACAAGttgggtttctcaaccttggcgcTACTGGACAATTCTGCGTGAGGGCGCCTTGTGCACTGCAGTGTTTAGCAGAATCTTTGGCCTGTACCCACCCCCAACtagtgacaaccaaaaatgccccCTACAACTCTGCATGTAAAATTGCCTAcggttgaaaaccactgctacAATGGCTTCCCTGCAAGTCTACAGGTCAACCCAAACTTCCTGCCATTACCTATAGGACCCTGCacagctctccctccccactcacacactctactccaccaccaccagcctgTTCCCAGGTCACCCCGAGTTTGTTCTGTGTGACACTCTTACCAGACCCTCACACTATGGCGTCTTCATCTTGGGTCTCGGTTCAAACACCAGGTCACAGGGCGCCCTGCAGCTGCTAGCCCACCCTGAGTCACTGTCACAGTTAATACTTCCACGGGCATTAGCCAACTACTGAGCTTATACAGACTGTGCCGAGTGAGCTGGCTGAGTGAGTGACACTGTAACACGGATAACCTGAGTACCTTATTCCTTTGGCCCAGACAGCTTTGTTGAGCCTGGTGTCAATGCGCACATCTGGAGTTCCCATCTCCTTCATGGCAAACTTCCGGATTTCTTTGAGCGCCCGAGGCGCACGCTTCTTGAAACCCCTGAGATTAAGCACAAATAGatgaatacaaaattaaatgaaatacgCAACACAGTACGTCCTATCTTCATAAAACAAATCTAAACTAAACCTTGACCAAGGCAGTAACAATCTCTTTTCCCACCAATATATAATGCACAGCAACTGATACAATATGGGGCACCGAAGATGCACAATCTGCTTTCAATAACAGAACAAGGACTCTGTGTATGATCCTTAAGAATTGCTAATATACACACTGGCCAGCCCTTTCGTAAAACAAAAACATGCCCAAGCTATAATATCATTGGCCGAGGACAGTATAATCAAAAGATCGATGTTAGAATAAGCTTGACAATATAGTACACAATACCAAAGTAAATACTCTGTCCTCAGATCAAAATAGAATTAGATTATTTGCTACATCTTAAGACACAGGCATGTTTTTGGCAATCATTCAATATTAAAGCTTCATCATTAACTTGGTCTATGCTTAATGAGCAGGAGCCTGAAATGTACCAATTTCCTCTCAAGAAACAGGATGAGAACTGTTAATTCTAAGGCCCTTTTGGCCTGTGTCAGGCAATATCACTAATTTCAAGTCTGTTCCAAATCTGAGTCAGGTACTATTAACCTGCTGTTTAGATGAGGATACGTAAATCCTTTGAATTTCATGCTTTCTATTAAATactaaatgtggaaaaaaaaaaaaacccaccttacTACAGGCTGAAATGGTCAAACATTTGGATAAGTGAAAATCGTTCCAAGTGGAGCAGAGACCAAAGTTTAAAAAGGTGTCCCACCACCCCAAGACTCTGTGGGCGAAGGGGCCACACCGATAATCCACCGGTGGACCCagcccacagtgcctggcatacaacAGGTGCTCCATGCTTTTTGTTAGAAGCAAACCTCGTGAAATCCAGTAAAAGTAACACCCAGAGCCCGCCAGTTGGTCCTGCTCTAAAACCCTCAGTGGCCTCCACACCCTCTACCCCACCCCGCAGCCCAGCTCATTTTGCCCCTTCTGATACCATGTCTCCTTCTGCTCTACCCTCACCAGCCTCCTGGAACCCATCAAGCAAGCGTGCCTGGTTCACCTATTTAACCATCTAGAAAGAAAAGGCTGTAAACTGCAGTTGGCATAACCGAGAAAATCCCATTTCCCACATAGTTCACATGGGTGACACAGGAACACATGGATGGTATCGAGAgctacagagaaaaaggaaccaggGAAGAGACAGCATCAGGGAAAGGGCCGCAGGGTTAACTGAGATGCTCAGAGCCAAAGGTGACAAGGAAGTGCTGAGCTACCTACAAGAACAGCACTAATGCGggggaagtaaaaaaaaacaaaccgcTACCTGAATCAGGTACACACCCTGTATGATTAAAAAGTTAAGTGGTCGAGCCACCTTTAAGCACAGCAGGAACTAGGGCTTCTAAATTGAGTAAGATGGGAGACCCATGGAGGAGGTGAGAAAAGACCAGGTgtttgggggtggaggagggaaccAGGAGCAGGAGCTGCTACCTGGAAGCATTCAGGAGAACCGGGCAGGACCAGGGCAGGACCAGGGCAGGACCAGGGCAGTAAGACGATGAAGGCAGAGTCCAGAAGACAGGCTCATTTGCCACATTTTCCAAAACTGGCTCCCCCAGAAGCCTCATTATTCCATCTCACGTTTCTAGGCACTAATCTCTGAGCATTACATTTTAAAcccttgtgaatgaaaaatactgcaaactatgtaagtaaacaaaaaatgctgaaaccatcaagccGTCAGCAGCTGCCGCCaacccccagtgaagacaagcctgcagcccagcctttgCAGGCAGACACAATGGTGCACCCCgagtaagaaaggacaggacactagCCCTAGATAgttaggtgcttgtcaaaggaatgaattcaatgagcccaaatgcttgcctcctcccatacatagaaaaagtgctaaattcttttacTTGAGATGCCTGGGTTTTCTtggttaacaagtaatcttttaatgttccaactacctggtctttgttgtaaagctcctatgtatcctagcccctcccctacctcttcggagcagtccctcagagcgatctgagaggctgtcatcccggctcgagtcctcccaccaaataaaatgtaactcaacttttaggctgtgcatttcaGTCGACACCCTGTAAACCTATCTATAGGGCCCTTGGAATACAGACTCGAGCTCTTAAGGAAAAAATGCCTAATTTCTAGATAGCTAGCCTCTAGACGACCAGAAAGACCTCAGAGTGACAACCAGACCCACGGTTTCGGGAGCGCCACCAGGGAGGCAAAGGCGGACCGCAGGGATACTCACACTCCGTGGATGCGCTTGTGAATGTTGATAGTGTATTCTCTGGTCACCACCTCGTTGATGGCGGACCGGCCCTTCTTCTTCTCACCACCCTTCTTTGCGGGAGCCATCTACACCGAACGACACGGACGCTCAGAGCGCAGCGGGCAAACCCAAGGTAAATCCTCCCTCCTGGGCCTCACACAGCCGCTCTCGGGATGCTTCCGGGGGCAGAGGGTCCGGCCAGGCCGCTGAAGCTCTAGGTGTTGGCAAAGCCAAGACGGCCACTCCGCGGCCCAAGCGTCCGCGCCCCTTGGCCGCCCCCACCCCGGAACCCCCGCAGCCCCGGCTCCCCTCAGCCTGGCCACTCTCCCTCCCCGGCTCCCGGAGCCCTTAAACGCAGCGCAGATTCGCGTGCTCCCGGAACGTGGAGCCCCGGGCCGGCTCAGGAGAGAGCCCCCTACCCCGGTTAGCACAACCCGCAGCTAGGATGGAGCCAGATTCCTCTAGCCGGGAGCCAGCACCCATACTTACTCCGCCGGGCCCAAGTTGGAAAGGAAGGGTGCAAAGGATTGTGGGAGGAGGAAAGCAGCGTCGCAAGTACAAATTCCGGGTCGCCTGTAGGCGGGCGGAAGGGGCGGGGCAGAGGAAAAGAGGCGAGGCTGTGACGTAACTGGCGCGCGCCGGGGGAAAAGGGAGCGGcctcgggggcggggcctgggcggtCAGCGGCCGCGCGCTTCGTCGGCGCTGTTGGCGCTCTCGGCGCCCGGCGTCCCGCGCGCGAACGAGGGGCGGAGGGACTTGCGGTCTGAGGAAATCCGAACCCAGGTGGATGGAAGCAGGAGCGGGGAGAGAAGATGCTCTTGCTTTTCCCATCCGCTCCTTGATTCGGTCAACGCTGACATCACCTGTGCGCCCGGCTGCGGTCCCGAGATGACGGACAGCTTCGCTGGAGACGCTCACGTCGGGCAGGGCGTTGTCACTGCCCCAACCGTGGAGCCTCCCGAGGGGGCTGTGATCCAGCCCCGGGGCTGGGGTGGCGGCTGGGCTCGGGGCGAAGACGGGGGCAGAGGAGAGGTCTGGCATGAGGATTTTGAACTTAAAATCGACAGTTGATAACTAACTGCATTAGATAATTTAGGAGACAGTCGACAAAATCACATTAGGAAAGTACTGTATATAATGTATTCTATTGAAGAAATCAGTGTAATTTAATGATcttaaagaaatacatgttttctgtgctatatagtagcacagggaactatattcaatggcttgtactaacttgtaatgaaaaagaatatgtatatatgtgtaacaatcactatgctctacaccagaaactaatacaacattgtaaatcaaaaagttttttttaaaggaatgcatGTTTTTAGCTTTATCATAACAAAGTGGCCCAATTGTAGCAATAGAAGCAGCACTTTTACCCAATACGTGGTTGTAACATAACTTGTAAATGAACAGGGAGGAATCTGATGCCAGCAGGTCAGGTGTGAGTAGACAGACCATGTGGCCAAGTCCCGGATCCCTGTGCCAAATCCACGGGTTAACAACTCTGGACCTTTAGTCTACCAGTCAGAAACCGCGTTCTATTTTGGAGGCAGCATAGGTCTGGTAAGATCCTTAAACCTAGGGTGGTGTGAAGTGTTTATTTGGTGAATTATTGAAACCCTAGGATGGTATGTTAAAACTGGAACACGGAGGTGTGAGAATGAGCTGgagtaaaatacaaaacaaagtgaaatctGTGATGTTCACATCTTACAGCCAGTTTTGATGTAAAGATAATCCagttttctaattatattttgtgGGTCCTTTTAGAACTTTTAAGAAAGCTTCTGTATTGAGACTTTAAATTCttacaaatattatttgtaatcTCTTCGTTGGGGAAATTTTTTTGTCAATTCCTAAATAGTGACTC
The sequence above is a segment of the Camelus ferus isolate YT-003-E chromosome 28, BCGSAC_Cfer_1.0, whole genome shotgun sequence genome. Coding sequences within it:
- the RPL31 gene encoding 60S ribosomal protein L31, with protein sequence MAPAKKGGEKKKGRSAINEVVTREYTINIHKRIHGVGFKKRAPRALKEIRKFAMKEMGTPDVRIDTRLNKAVWAKGIRNVPYRIRVRLSRKRNEDEDSPNKLYTLVTYVPVTTFKNLQTVNVDEN